From Flavobacterium lipolyticum, one genomic window encodes:
- a CDS encoding DUF4386 domain-containing protein, giving the protein MKSNLKNFEASPQLYARIAGILYLVIIVMGFFAETFVRNKLFVSGDATATAQNIMHSQFLWKIGITADLIMQICDLPVMIILYYLLKPVNRKLALLNLSFNLIQTAVLVANKLNLLAALFFLGDAQYLKSFSPEQLHTLSYLSIKLHDFGFGIGLIFFGFVCLLEGYLIFKSGYLPKAIGVLMSLAGICYLTNSFFLILIPKLSSIILLMPCLIAELSLSLWLVFKGVKLPVWKQQLV; this is encoded by the coding sequence ATGAAATCTAACCTGAAAAATTTTGAAGCTTCACCACAGCTTTATGCACGCATAGCCGGGATATTATATTTGGTCATTATCGTCATGGGATTCTTCGCAGAAACATTTGTCAGAAACAAATTGTTTGTGTCCGGAGATGCCACTGCCACTGCTCAAAATATTATGCATTCGCAATTTCTGTGGAAAATTGGCATTACAGCGGATCTTATTATGCAAATCTGCGATCTGCCGGTCATGATTATTCTCTATTATCTTTTAAAACCGGTAAACCGAAAACTTGCTCTTTTAAATCTATCGTTCAATTTAATCCAGACTGCCGTTTTAGTCGCCAATAAACTGAATCTTTTGGCAGCCTTATTTTTTCTGGGTGATGCCCAATATTTAAAATCTTTCAGTCCAGAGCAGTTACACACCTTATCTTATCTTTCGATCAAATTGCACGATTTTGGTTTCGGAATCGGATTGATCTTTTTTGGATTTGTTTGTTTACTGGAAGGCTATCTGATCTTTAAGTCGGGCTATTTACCAAAGGCAATTGGAGTTTTAATGAGCCTGGCGGGAATTTGTTATCTTACCAATAGTTTCTTCTTAATTCTCATCCCGAAGCTTTCAAGTATAATTTTATTAATGCCTTGTTTAATTGCCGAATTGTCACTTAGTTTATGGCTGGTTTTTAAAGGGGTAAAATTGCCGGTCTGGAAACAGCAGTTGGTATAA
- a CDS encoding TolC family protein — translation MYFKKITLLVFLIFACGSSAQTLSLKDAIKTGLENYGSIKAKNNYTNASRESLKQSKRDYLPNLNLSAQQDYGTVNGQNGPLYGFGGLGVASSGLPLPEQNWNSAFGALYLVNMNWDFFTFGKTQEKINLSKIDVQAKEKDLKQEKFQQEIKISAAYLNLLASQRLLISQQKNLDRAQVFKKTAVARVKNGLLAGVDSTLATAEVSKAKIALNLAKNFVKEQNNKLVDLMGVAPQDFVTDSLFVTQIPKELIKENTATDSLHPLLQLYKTKIDYSDQQVKLYKRFYYPTMTAFGVLQTRASGFDSSYATNQHAFTRNYWDGVNPDRTNYLVGIGITWNLTTPFRSNKQVTAQKFISQGLQEEYNQADRELKSQLNFAEDKIKITLENYAEAPIQVDAAKRAYLQKSTLYKNGLTDLTDLTQTMYVLNRAEIDRDIVNNNVWQSYLLKVAATGNFDLFINEF, via the coding sequence ATGTATTTCAAAAAAATTACTTTATTAGTTTTCTTGATTTTTGCCTGTGGTAGTTCTGCTCAAACCCTGTCTTTAAAAGATGCTATAAAAACAGGTTTGGAAAACTACGGTTCCATCAAGGCAAAAAACAATTACACCAATGCATCACGCGAAAGTCTTAAGCAGTCTAAACGTGATTATCTGCCCAACCTAAACTTATCGGCGCAACAGGATTACGGAACTGTAAACGGTCAAAACGGGCCTCTTTATGGCTTTGGGGGTCTTGGAGTAGCTTCATCCGGACTTCCTTTACCGGAACAAAACTGGAATTCGGCATTTGGCGCACTTTATCTGGTCAACATGAACTGGGATTTTTTCACTTTCGGAAAAACGCAGGAAAAAATCAATTTATCTAAAATTGATGTTCAGGCCAAAGAAAAGGATCTGAAACAGGAAAAATTCCAACAGGAAATCAAAATTTCTGCCGCTTATCTGAATTTACTCGCAAGTCAGAGATTGTTGATTTCACAACAAAAAAATCTGGATCGCGCTCAGGTTTTCAAAAAAACAGCCGTAGCAAGAGTAAAGAACGGATTATTAGCCGGAGTCGATTCTACTTTAGCCACTGCCGAAGTATCAAAAGCTAAAATTGCGCTGAATCTGGCCAAAAATTTTGTGAAAGAACAAAACAACAAATTGGTCGATCTAATGGGCGTTGCACCTCAGGATTTTGTAACCGATTCTCTTTTTGTCACTCAAATTCCAAAAGAACTGATTAAGGAAAATACTGCCACAGACAGTCTTCATCCTTTATTACAATTGTATAAAACAAAAATCGATTACAGCGATCAGCAAGTCAAATTGTACAAAAGATTCTATTATCCAACCATGACTGCTTTTGGTGTATTGCAAACCAGAGCTTCAGGATTTGACAGCAGTTATGCCACAAATCAGCATGCCTTTACCCGAAATTACTGGGATGGTGTCAATCCGGATCGTACCAATTATTTAGTTGGAATTGGAATTACATGGAATTTAACGACTCCTTTCCGTTCAAACAAGCAAGTCACTGCTCAGAAATTTATTTCTCAGGGACTACAGGAAGAATACAACCAAGCCGATCGTGAGCTGAAATCGCAGTTGAATTTTGCTGAAGATAAAATCAAAATCACTTTAGAGAATTATGCCGAAGCACCCATTCAGGTAGATGCTGCCAAAAGAGCTTATCTTCAGAAATCGACTTTATACAAAAACGGCTTAACTGATTTGACTGATTTAACGCAGACCATGTACGTTTTAAATCGTGCCGAAATCGATCGTGATATTGTCAATAATAATGTATGGCAGTCGTACCTACTGAAAGTCGCTGCAACAGGAAATTTTGACTTATTTATAAATGAATTTTAA
- a CDS encoding LytR/AlgR family response regulator transcription factor — MREPKKCIIVDDEPAAHYVLANYIKQNPQLELVFQGFNGIEAMDYLRDHPVDLMFLDINMPEISGMELLKIIPTHPSTILTTAYSEYALESYDYGVIDYLLKPIYFPRFLKAIDRFFATENGKVKTEDAVINSVTVKVDGYFIEIELDQLLFAQSFGNYVKLHTIKRTYLASITTSELEKCLPEKNFMRIHKSYIVALDKIETTDKDFVVIKNEKLPIGITYKRELSDRLKK; from the coding sequence ATGAGAGAACCTAAAAAATGTATAATTGTCGATGATGAACCGGCAGCGCATTATGTGCTGGCGAATTACATCAAGCAAAATCCGCAATTAGAATTGGTTTTTCAGGGCTTTAACGGTATTGAGGCAATGGATTATTTAAGAGACCATCCTGTTGATTTGATGTTTCTGGACATCAATATGCCGGAGATATCAGGGATGGAATTACTGAAGATTATTCCCACACATCCCAGTACAATTTTAACTACTGCTTATTCTGAGTATGCCCTTGAAAGTTACGATTACGGTGTTATAGATTATCTTCTCAAGCCTATTTATTTTCCAAGATTCCTCAAAGCTATCGATCGTTTTTTTGCCACGGAGAACGGTAAAGTGAAAACTGAAGATGCAGTAATCAATTCCGTTACAGTGAAGGTGGACGGTTACTTTATTGAGATAGAATTGGATCAGCTTCTGTTTGCACAGAGTTTTGGGAATTATGTGAAGTTACATACCATAAAAAGAACGTATCTGGCCTCTATCACCACTAGTGAATTGGAGAAATGTTTGCCCGAGAAGAATTTCATGCGCATTCACAAGTCCTATATCGTAGCACTGGATAAAATTGAGACCACCGATAAAGATTTTGTGGTCATTAAAAACGAAAAATTGCCCATTGGTATTACCTATAAAAGAGAATTATCAGATCGACTGAAGAAATAA
- a CDS encoding 2'-5' RNA ligase family protein, whose product MEKKYSVVIHPSPEIIEAIKTMKELLATKIGWFNSKNSVAHITICEFTTDDSQLDKFKQKLFNVCDTFTPFQVHLDDFNSYESGAFFIAPSEESKKSLQPVMKKTQKALLLSNLKKSSDPHISIGRKLTAENLKVASQLFTTIAMDFSCKEIILRELDPVRKQFFVIDSFPFGSNPQPELIQGTLF is encoded by the coding sequence ATGGAAAAGAAATATTCAGTTGTCATTCATCCTTCACCAGAAATAATTGAGGCCATCAAAACCATGAAAGAACTTCTGGCAACTAAAATTGGCTGGTTCAACAGTAAAAATTCGGTGGCACATATTACGATTTGCGAGTTTACAACTGACGATTCTCAACTGGATAAATTCAAGCAAAAGCTTTTTAATGTTTGCGATACCTTTACTCCGTTTCAGGTACATTTGGATGATTTTAACTCGTACGAAAGCGGTGCTTTTTTCATTGCTCCAAGTGAAGAATCAAAAAAGAGTTTACAGCCTGTCATGAAAAAGACACAGAAAGCGTTACTACTTTCCAACCTTAAAAAAAGCAGTGATCCGCATATTTCTATCGGCAGAAAACTAACTGCTGAAAATCTTAAAGTCGCATCACAGCTTTTTACCACAATTGCAATGGATTTTTCCTGTAAAGAAATTATTCTCCGTGAATTAGATCCCGTAAGAAAACAGTTTTTTGTCATTGATTCTTTTCCTTTTGGCAGTAATCCGCAGCCGGAACTTATACAGGGAACTTTGTTTTAA
- a CDS encoding DUF4365 domain-containing protein, with protein MTDNIIMEEISKTYLETIANGNGYFNSVARDYGTDMTIRRANYCSIKKRYLTIGKSVDLQIKAVSEKYVEGINDPKSTTIKYVLESKNYNDLVTRANEGGICMPLYLCVVVLPDDKVNWYSLTTNELIIRKCAFWYQVPDGASETTNSTSVTIHIPKSNVISESFYDDIFNTLS; from the coding sequence ATGACTGACAATATTATAATGGAAGAAATTTCTAAGACCTACTTAGAAACTATAGCTAACGGAAACGGTTATTTCAATTCTGTTGCAAGAGATTATGGAACAGATATGACAATCAGGCGTGCAAACTATTGCTCTATAAAAAAAAGATATTTAACAATCGGAAAATCAGTTGATCTACAAATTAAAGCTGTTTCTGAAAAATATGTTGAAGGAATTAACGATCCAAAATCTACTACTATAAAATATGTCCTTGAATCAAAAAATTATAATGATTTAGTTACTCGTGCAAACGAAGGAGGAATATGCATGCCATTATATCTTTGTGTAGTTGTATTGCCCGATGATAAAGTAAATTGGTACTCTTTAACTACTAATGAATTGATAATAAGAAAATGTGCTTTTTGGTATCAAGTGCCCGATGGAGCAAGTGAAACAACAAATTCTACAAGCGTTACAATTCACATTCCAAAATCTAATGTCATTTCGGAAAGCTTTTACGATGATATTTTTAATACTTTAAGCTAA
- a CDS encoding alpha/beta hydrolase, translated as MKNVKELLLTLFLFTFMHTTIHAQNEIIPLWNTIPDEIKAPEYKENESFIDGKVQSTRLVTVPTLSVFLPKQTKPNQTAVLIFPGGGYQHLAIDKEGTKVANWLNSLGIAAFVVKYRLPNDLIMKDKKNGPLQDAQEAIRHVRQNATKYSIDVNKIGIIGFSAGGHLASTLATHYDEITYDTKSKTSARPDFSLLIYPVISMQNEITHKGSQSSLLGNNPSQEVRDFYSNEKKVTSKTPPAFLIHATDDKAVLPENSINYYLALKRNGVSAELHLYEKGGHGFGLGLNSTSKFWTRDCEEWLKINGYL; from the coding sequence ATGAAAAATGTAAAAGAATTACTTCTAACCTTATTTTTATTCACCTTCATGCACACTACTATACATGCACAAAATGAAATTATACCGCTCTGGAATACAATCCCTGATGAAATAAAAGCTCCGGAATACAAGGAAAATGAATCTTTTATAGACGGAAAAGTGCAGAGTACACGTTTAGTTACCGTTCCAACATTGAGTGTTTTTTTACCTAAACAAACTAAACCCAATCAAACTGCTGTTCTTATTTTTCCGGGAGGAGGATACCAACATTTAGCCATTGATAAAGAAGGCACCAAAGTCGCCAACTGGCTCAATAGCCTGGGAATTGCAGCTTTTGTTGTCAAATACCGATTACCTAATGATCTAATCATGAAAGATAAAAAAAACGGACCATTACAGGACGCACAGGAAGCTATACGTCACGTAAGGCAAAATGCAACAAAATACAGCATAGATGTTAACAAAATAGGGATTATTGGCTTCTCGGCCGGAGGTCATTTAGCCTCAACCCTGGCAACACATTACGACGAGATAACTTACGATACAAAATCTAAAACAAGTGCACGCCCGGATTTTTCACTTTTAATTTATCCGGTAATATCCATGCAAAATGAGATTACACACAAAGGCTCGCAAAGTAGTTTACTGGGGAATAATCCCTCACAGGAAGTACGTGATTTTTATTCTAACGAAAAGAAAGTTACTTCAAAAACTCCTCCCGCTTTCCTGATTCATGCCACAGACGACAAAGCCGTTTTACCAGAGAACAGTATTAATTATTATCTGGCGCTTAAACGAAACGGGGTTTCAGCTGAATTACATCTTTATGAAAAAGGAGGTCATGGTTTTGGATTGGGCTTAAATAGTACTAGTAAATTTTGGACCCGAGATTGCGAAGAATGGCTTAAAATTAATGGCTACTTATAA
- a CDS encoding efflux RND transporter periplasmic adaptor subunit — translation MKNNIIKSTAILFTALVVLSCEKKKEEAPKAEIEPKVETFLLAKEKLTTELRLPAELTGFQQVDLYAKVSSFVKLLKVDIGSKVKKGQLLIVLEAPEISSQLAAAESRLKSMEAIYATSKSTYNRLYETSKVEGTISKNDLEMASGKKNSDYAQYQAAIAAHKEISIMRGYLEIRAPFDGVVAARNVNLGTFVGPAGKGSDLPLLTIQQQDKLRLAVSVPELYTGYLHNGDEMSFNVKSLPDTFTAKITRMSGALDLKLRSERVEMDVHNTQTNLLPGMVAEVLLPLNAKDSTFVIPKSALVNSAEGLFVIKVLNHKATRVDVKKGREIDDKVEVFGDLNLKDKLVKIASEETKNGDVINE, via the coding sequence ATGAAAAATAACATTATAAAATCTACAGCGATACTATTTACAGCTTTAGTTGTACTAAGCTGTGAAAAGAAAAAAGAAGAAGCGCCTAAAGCGGAAATCGAACCTAAAGTTGAAACTTTCCTTTTGGCCAAAGAAAAACTGACTACAGAATTGCGTTTACCGGCAGAATTAACCGGTTTTCAACAAGTCGATTTGTATGCCAAAGTAAGCAGTTTTGTAAAATTGCTGAAAGTAGATATTGGTTCGAAAGTAAAAAAAGGACAATTGTTAATTGTTCTTGAAGCACCGGAGATCAGTTCGCAATTGGCTGCTGCCGAATCGAGATTAAAATCGATGGAAGCCATATACGCCACCAGCAAAAGCACTTACAACCGTTTGTACGAAACAAGCAAAGTGGAAGGAACCATTTCTAAAAACGACTTAGAAATGGCAAGCGGAAAGAAAAACTCAGACTACGCACAATATCAGGCAGCCATCGCAGCACACAAAGAAATCTCGATTATGAGAGGGTACTTAGAAATCCGTGCGCCTTTTGACGGAGTGGTAGCCGCCAGAAATGTCAATTTAGGAACCTTTGTAGGTCCCGCAGGAAAAGGTTCCGATTTGCCTTTGCTGACCATTCAGCAACAGGACAAATTGCGTTTGGCCGTTTCGGTACCGGAATTGTACACCGGATATTTACACAATGGCGACGAAATGAGCTTTAATGTAAAATCGCTTCCGGACACTTTTACCGCTAAAATTACCAGAATGTCCGGTGCTTTAGATTTAAAACTGCGTTCTGAAAGAGTTGAAATGGACGTTCACAACACCCAAACAAACCTATTACCCGGAATGGTAGCCGAAGTTTTATTACCGCTTAACGCGAAAGACAGCACGTTTGTCATTCCGAAATCGGCATTGGTAAATTCAGCCGAAGGTTTGTTCGTCATCAAAGTCCTGAACCACAAAGCCACCCGCGTTGACGTTAAAAAAGGAAGAGAAATCGACGACAAAGTGGAAGTCTTCGGAGATTTAAACCTGAAGGATAAATTGGTAAAAATTGCCAGCGAAGAAACTAAAAATGGCGATGTTATAAACGAATAA
- a CDS encoding GNAT family N-acetyltransferase — protein MNKLHPINLDNGTIQIHPLRLSDIEKQEQIIDNYLEILSDSENTQYIPEKRTNDREQVSMNLFGITYRYGQELGYTHLITLKEENEVVGQINIISPKGVKIETKYEIEDSWFIEYFLNKKVWGYGIMSEILRAVISEMVDQGIKNISALCMSENTASIRTLEKSGFIKLRKFDLKQDLYKFQNL, from the coding sequence ATGAACAAACTTCATCCTATAAATTTAGACAATGGAACTATCCAAATACATCCTCTTCGACTTTCAGATATTGAGAAGCAAGAACAAATTATAGATAATTATCTTGAAATATTAAGTGATAGTGAAAATACACAATATATTCCTGAAAAAAGGACAAACGATAGAGAGCAAGTTTCAATGAATTTATTTGGAATAACTTATCGATATGGACAAGAATTAGGCTATACACATTTAATAACTTTGAAAGAAGAAAATGAAGTGGTAGGACAAATAAATATTATAAGTCCTAAGGGAGTTAAAATAGAAACAAAATACGAAATAGAAGACAGTTGGTTTATCGAATACTTTTTGAATAAAAAAGTTTGGGGTTATGGAATTATGTCTGAAATTCTTAGGGCTGTAATATCTGAAATGGTAGATCAGGGAATTAAAAACATTTCAGCTCTATGTATGTCTGAAAATACAGCTTCAATCAGAACTCTAGAAAAATCTGGTTTTATAAAATTAAGAAAATTTGATTTAAAACAAGATTTATATAAATTTCAAAACCTATAA
- a CDS encoding sensor histidine kinase, translating into MENILDHKWWQEIAVVAFSFTIYTLKNDWMLFSSFTSILMGIFFYLILYLHAQFNRFFLLPILFKKQRPVTYIFLTLAGVLLFSVVLYEVTSLEMFSNCRLYQNSHQRSYVYQLASVLGTLVCILSPIIVFKFYRIHKRQTDETLLFNQMQLNSLKGQLNPHFLFNTFNTLYGISLEFPDRTSDLIMKVSQLMRYQLESNNKQCVSLEDELEFINSYVQLEKERVGYRCEITYDCEIDNENAYKVSPMLLIAFIENAFKHGTCAIEKCFVRIIITVENGLLHLHVVNSIPKKKTDVISTKIGLKNTIERLNLIYGKAYKLDIQDDKNTYIVDLKLQLKKFVE; encoded by the coding sequence ATGGAAAACATATTGGATCACAAATGGTGGCAGGAAATTGCCGTTGTTGCTTTTTCATTTACTATTTATACCTTAAAAAACGACTGGATGTTGTTCAGTTCGTTTACCTCCATCTTAATGGGGATCTTTTTCTATTTAATTTTATACCTGCACGCCCAGTTCAACCGTTTCTTTTTGCTTCCCATACTTTTTAAAAAACAGCGTCCCGTGACTTATATTTTTCTGACACTGGCGGGAGTATTGCTCTTTTCGGTTGTTTTGTATGAGGTGACCAGTTTGGAAATGTTTAGTAACTGCCGTTTGTATCAAAATTCTCATCAGCGCAGTTATGTGTATCAACTGGCCAGTGTTTTAGGGACTTTGGTTTGTATATTGAGCCCAATAATTGTTTTTAAGTTTTACAGAATCCACAAGAGACAGACGGATGAGACTCTTTTGTTCAATCAGATGCAATTGAATTCATTGAAAGGACAATTGAATCCGCACTTTTTATTTAATACCTTTAATACGCTTTACGGAATTAGTCTCGAGTTTCCGGACCGAACATCTGATTTAATCATGAAAGTATCGCAGCTGATGCGTTATCAGCTTGAAAGCAATAACAAACAATGCGTGTCTCTGGAAGACGAACTCGAGTTTATAAACAGTTATGTTCAGCTGGAGAAAGAAAGGGTAGGGTATCGTTGTGAGATTACGTACGACTGTGAAATCGATAATGAAAATGCCTATAAAGTATCACCAATGCTGCTGATTGCGTTTATCGAAAATGCGTTCAAACACGGAACCTGTGCAATTGAAAAATGTTTTGTGAGAATCATCATTACGGTCGAGAACGGGTTACTTCATTTGCATGTAGTAAATTCCATTCCAAAGAAAAAAACGGATGTTATTTCGACTAAGATTGGTTTAAAAAATACCATAGAACGATTGAATCTGATTTATGGGAAAGCCTATAAACTAGACATTCAGGACGATAAGAATACTTACATTGTAGATTTGAAACTGCAATTGAAAAAGTTTGTAGAATGA
- a CDS encoding efflux RND transporter permease subunit, producing MNLIRFALRKPISILVLVAGLFFFGIGAIRDIKVDILPKMNLPVIYIAHPFGGYTPDQMEAYFAKNYVNVLPFSNGIKSVETKNIQGLMIMKLTYYEGTNMAQAAAELSALSNRIQAVFPPGTQPPFIIRFDASSLPIGQLVLSSKIRSNNELQDLANVYVRASFTSIPGLLSPAPFGGSPRTIEVNVDPDLLRSHNMTPDQIVEAIRLNNQTAPSGNVRMGDKNYITPTNNTIKEVKDFEQIPLFKGGVQNLKLGDVASVKDGADITAGYALVNGKRSVYISIAKAGDASTWDVVQKLKKELPKIQSTLPEDVNLSYEFDQSVYVINSVKSLITEGIIGAVLTGLMVMLFLGDRRAALIVIMTIPISIISGVLFLKLFGQTINLMSLSGLALAIGILVDESTVTIENIHQHLDMGKPKALAIWDACQEIALPKLLILLCILAVFAPAFTMVGIPGALFLPLALAIGFSMVISFLLSQTFVPVMANWMMKGHEKHPHGPEITDDEAEFNDCGLTPESEQNLITQKKSYVEREDTNNNGKISPFERFRIRFMRTLDRLFVHKKITTIVYLVSATVLAIVLIGFIGKDVFPKTNSSQFQLRMRAVDGTRLERTEEQARIVLKELEKMVGKEHIGISSVYVGQHPSLFSINPIYLFMAGSHEAVFQVSLKEYHIDMDEFKDELRARLKKVLPDTKLSFEPIELTDKVLSQGSPTPIEIRIAGKDKKRNELYATQIVNKLNAISYFRDVQIGQPIHYPAMNINIDRTRAAELGVDMNDISRSLIASTSSSRYTEKNNWVDEKAGLSYSVQVQVPLNKMKSKTDIGEIPVLKNSLRPVLSDVAKITPGFVSGENDNLGAMPYITVTANINQTDLGTATKDVASTISSLGELPRGLFITPIGLSTVLSETLSSLQTGLLVAVFVIFLMLAANFQSFKVSLVILTTVPAVVLGALLMLTFTGSTLNLQSYMGIIMSVGVSIANAVLLVTNAEQLRKINGNALESAREAAALRLRPIIMTSVAMIAGMLPMAIGHGEGGDQVSPLGRAVIGGLLFSTFAVLLILPQIFAWAQEKTSTQSVSLDPEDEESIHYISSLSKSKVGKS from the coding sequence ATGAATTTAATACGTTTTGCACTCCGCAAGCCCATCTCCATTCTCGTATTGGTTGCGGGTCTCTTTTTCTTCGGAATTGGTGCCATCAGAGACATTAAGGTCGATATTTTACCGAAAATGAATTTGCCGGTTATCTATATTGCGCATCCGTTTGGAGGTTACACACCCGACCAGATGGAAGCTTATTTTGCCAAAAACTACGTAAACGTTTTACCTTTTTCGAATGGTATCAAATCGGTAGAAACCAAAAATATTCAGGGGTTAATGATTATGAAATTAACCTATTATGAAGGAACCAATATGGCGCAGGCCGCTGCCGAACTGAGTGCACTATCCAACAGAATCCAGGCAGTTTTTCCTCCGGGAACACAACCTCCTTTTATCATACGTTTTGATGCTTCATCATTGCCAATCGGACAATTGGTATTAAGTTCAAAAATCAGATCGAACAACGAATTACAGGATTTAGCCAACGTTTATGTTCGTGCTTCTTTTACTTCGATTCCCGGTTTATTGTCTCCGGCTCCTTTTGGCGGAAGCCCAAGAACTATAGAGGTTAACGTAGATCCGGATTTATTGCGTTCGCACAATATGACACCCGATCAAATTGTCGAAGCCATTCGTTTGAACAATCAGACAGCTCCTTCCGGAAACGTAAGAATGGGCGACAAAAATTATATTACGCCTACCAATAATACTATTAAAGAAGTTAAAGATTTTGAGCAGATTCCGTTATTCAAAGGCGGTGTTCAAAACTTAAAATTAGGTGATGTGGCAAGCGTAAAAGACGGTGCTGATATTACAGCGGGTTACGCTTTGGTAAACGGAAAACGTTCGGTTTATATCAGTATTGCAAAAGCGGGAGATGCTTCGACCTGGGATGTGGTTCAGAAATTAAAAAAAGAGCTTCCTAAAATTCAGAGTACACTTCCCGAAGATGTTAATTTATCTTACGAATTTGACCAGTCGGTTTATGTAATCAACTCCGTTAAAAGTTTGATTACCGAAGGAATTATCGGTGCGGTTTTGACTGGATTAATGGTAATGCTTTTCCTGGGCGACCGTCGTGCTGCTTTAATCGTGATTATGACCATTCCAATTTCGATTATCTCCGGAGTTTTATTCCTGAAATTATTCGGACAAACGATCAACTTAATGTCTTTGAGCGGACTAGCGCTTGCCATTGGAATCCTGGTAGACGAAAGTACGGTAACCATCGAAAACATTCACCAGCATCTCGACATGGGAAAACCCAAGGCACTCGCCATTTGGGATGCCTGTCAGGAAATTGCTTTGCCTAAATTATTGATCTTACTGTGTATACTAGCTGTATTTGCACCGGCATTTACCATGGTGGGGATTCCCGGAGCCTTGTTTCTTCCTTTAGCTTTAGCGATTGGATTTTCGATGGTCATTTCGTTTTTATTGTCTCAAACCTTTGTGCCGGTAATGGCGAACTGGATGATGAAAGGACACGAAAAGCATCCACATGGGCCTGAAATTACTGACGACGAAGCCGAATTTAATGACTGCGGTTTAACTCCCGAATCTGAACAAAATCTGATCACTCAGAAAAAAAGTTATGTAGAAAGAGAAGACACTAATAATAACGGAAAAATAAGTCCTTTTGAGCGTTTCAGAATTCGTTTCATGCGAACTTTAGACCGTTTGTTTGTGCACAAAAAAATAACGACCATTGTTTACTTAGTTTCAGCGACTGTTTTGGCTATTGTTTTAATTGGTTTTATCGGAAAAGATGTTTTTCCAAAAACAAATTCAAGTCAGTTTCAATTGAGAATGCGTGCTGTTGACGGAACACGATTGGAAAGAACTGAAGAACAAGCGCGAATTGTGTTGAAAGAATTGGAAAAAATGGTAGGTAAAGAGCATATCGGAATTTCTTCTGTTTATGTGGGGCAACACCCTTCCCTGTTCTCGATCAACCCCATTTATCTCTTTATGGCGGGTTCTCATGAAGCTGTCTTTCAGGTAAGTTTAAAAGAGTATCATATCGATATGGATGAGTTTAAAGATGAGTTAAGAGCAAGACTGAAAAAAGTTTTACCGGACACTAAACTTTCTTTTGAACCGATCGAATTGACCGATAAAGTATTGAGTCAGGGGTCTCCTACTCCTATTGAAATTCGAATTGCCGGAAAAGACAAAAAACGAAATGAATTATATGCCACTCAGATTGTAAACAAACTAAACGCGATCTCTTATTTCAGAGACGTACAAATTGGTCAGCCGATACACTATCCGGCCATGAACATCAATATCGACAGAACACGTGCCGCCGAATTGGGCGTTGATATGAATGATATTTCACGTTCTCTTATCGCATCGACTTCATCGTCACGTTATACCGAAAAAAACAACTGGGTCGACGAAAAAGCAGGATTATCCTATTCTGTACAGGTTCAGGTTCCGTTGAATAAAATGAAAAGCAAAACCGATATTGGAGAAATTCCGGTATTGAAAAACTCGCTTCGTCCGGTTTTAAGCGACGTTGCCAAAATTACACCCGGCTTTGTAAGTGGTGAAAATGACAATTTAGGGGCCATGCCATACATTACCGTTACGGCCAACATCAACCAGACCGATTTGGGGACGGCCACAAAAGATGTTGCATCGACCATTAGTTCATTAGGCGAATTGCCTCGTGGTTTATTTATTACTCCAATTGGACTAAGCACGGTATTGAGCGAGACATTAAGCAGTTTACAGACCGGATTATTGGTTGCCGTTTTTGTAATCTTCTTAATGTTGGCCGCTAATTTTCAGTCGTTCAAAGTTTCACTGGTGATCTTAACCACAGTTCCGGCGGTTGTTTTAGGCGCTTTATTAATGCTGACCTTTACAGGTTCAACGCTTAATTTACAATCTTATATGGGAATCATCATGTCTGTCGGAGTTTCTATTGCCAATGCCGTTTTATTGGTGACCAATGCCGAACAGCTTCGAAAAATAAACGGGAATGCCTTAGAATCTGCCAGAGAAGCCGCTGCACTGCGTCTTCGTCCGATTATCATGACATCGGTGGCGATGATTGCGGGAATGCTCCCAATGGCGATTGGTCACGGCGAAGGAGGCGATCAGGTTTCTCCATTAGGAAGAGCGGTTATCGGCGGATTATTATTTTCTACTTTTGCCGTATTGTTGATCCTTCCGCAGATATTTGCATGGGCACAGGAAAAAACATCGACACAATCCGTTTCTTTAGATCCTGAAGACGAAGAAAGTATCCATTATATCTCATCCTTAAGTAAGTCAAAAGTTGGAAAGTCATAA